From one Babesia bovis T2Bo chromosome 3, whole genome shotgun sequence genomic stretch:
- a CDS encoding putative integral membrane protein, which produces MRTHSRSGILLSRALSAIILLLPTFTSKSKVNADYLRHAKGKGIKIEGLHNEDEGFKRGSTVDVVSNGNKIEQPEECQSNCPPGYCDLKTSIVWGLIQPLSLTYPYVHNVPFSDLQETDESSNKNLEDVIEEADPMEEYAGEQFAGLGIIDAIQRKELYELTGVTAACLKLFGHFYRVSAKGVPVDPKAPIRKYMFLKFIPTDDVTFGRVINWMSICFVSYAFIAMLTFIGTTKKHEEVQKNS; this is translated from the coding sequence ATGCGAACTCATTCAAGGAGTGGAATATTACTATCCCGGGCACTTTCTGCCATTATATTACTCCTACCGACATTTACCTCAAAATCCAAAGTCAATGCAGATTATTTGAGGCATGCAAAGGGAAAGGGGATTAAGATTGAAGGCCTTCATAACGAAGATGAAGGATTCAAAAGAGGAAGTACGGTTGATGTTGTGTCCAATGGCAACAAAATTGAACAACCTGAGGAATGCCAGTCTAATTGCCCCCCAGGATATTGCGATTTGAAGACAAGCATCGTTTGGGGGTTAATACAGCCACTTTCATTAACATACCCCTATGTTCACAACGTACCTTTTAGTGATCTCCAAGAAACTGATGAATCTTCCAACAAAAATCTAGAAGATGTTATTGAAGAAGCAGACCCTATGGAAGAGTATGCTGGTGAGCAATTTGCTGGCCTTGGTATTATCGACGCCATTCAACGCAAGGAACTCTATGAACTCACAGGCGTCACTGCTGCTTGTCTTAAGCTGTTTGGCCACTTCTACAGAGTTTCCGCTAAGGGTGTACCAGTGGACCCAAAAGCTCCCATTAGGAAGTACATGTTCCTGAAATTCATTCCCACAGATGATGTCACTTTCGGGCGCGTCATCAACTGGATGAGCATCTGCTTTGTCTCATACGCATTTATCGCTATGTTAACCTTTATAGGAACAACCAAGAAGCATGAGGAGGTACAAAAGAATAGTTGA
- a CDS encoding Gpi16 subunit GPI transamidase component family protein: MILFCIWFAITLVLRTCLSLHNDVVQEHLSVQPLLDGNFLLVLDVSIATKNYVRSQKDMYYPGVLMDVMAPDLAKLYFRTQVHNFECTQHMGDWHSTWGSTEFDIFNHGETLWATWPNELTPEETYDHFETLALNLWGITGSQFYVLASKNTYVFDIGRLLSIGNEVDNLSSLRSLAASYSEDVFCVDNLYKWRTMLPSLGQMGLLSLINDERVWARSGYKGVRSRMFMERDALKLELQFQLFVDRRNMKKGLWNLYKNKVIPGILPGASRSVVEFIVPEPLKQQFDGVNSMEFDFLDLNTHIQIGGTFEKLFNATENMPTWTPETGLTFRVSELESTVFPVQRRVQSSLSVVVNNRNNTEKHITFVQPLPYWLLPQISTLTLTINHVTEGSDHQAIHWCHGSNCFTPSAHGIESLSMLYDKSEYWIAFGFSLCIPPNSSVECRVDLQKNKLRFDEIEYSMHRGQLIPSGILIDKPGNPLGDPMDLSGRMHYTGPFFSHIVLPDNTMSFNVMAGAGVIVGLLYSVVFHVATSKQHLNDLTSIQHSS; the protein is encoded by the coding sequence ATGATTTTGTTTTGTATCTGGTTCGCTATAACACTCGTTTTAAGAACGTGTTTGTCCTTGCATAATGACGTGGTTCAGGAGCATCTTTCTGTCCAGCCGTTACTGGATGGTAACTTTTTACTAGTGCTAGACGTTTCAATCGCAACTAAGAACTATGTACGTTCACAGAAGGATATGTATTATCCTGGCGTCCTGATGGACGTCATGGCTCCAGACCTTGCCAAGCTTTATTTCAGGACACAAGTGCACAATTTTGAATGTACTCAGCACATGGGAGATTGGCATTCCACTTGGGGTAGTACTGAATTCGATATCTTCAACCATGGTGAGACCTTATGGGCTACGTGGCCTAATGAGCTAACCCCTGAGGAGACGTATGACCACTTTGAAACGTTAGCTCTTAACCTTTGGGGTATCACCGGATCGCAATTTTACGTTTTAGCATCTAAAAATACATATGTTTTTGACATAGGTCGTCTTTTATCTATTGGAAATGAAGTTGATAATCTATCTTCTCTACGTAGTCTTGCTGCATCATATTCAGAAGATGTATTTTGCGTGGATAACCTGTATAAATGGCGCACTATGTTACCATCATTAGGACAGATGGGTTTATTATCACTGATTAACGACGAGCGCGTTTGGGCTCGTTCGGGTTATAAAGGTGTTCGGTCACGCATGTTTATGGAACGGGATGCTCTGAAACTAGAGTTACAATTCCAATTATTTGTTGACCGTagaaatatgaaaaaagGTTTATGGAACTTGTACAAGAACAAGGTGATACCCGGCATATTGCCAGGTGCCTCAAGGAGCGTTGTTGAGTTCATTGTACCCGAACCGTTAAAACAACAGTTCGACGGAGTTAACAGTATGGAGTTTGACTTTTTGGATCTAAATACACATATACAAATCGGTGGAACATTTGAGAAGCTTTTCAACGCAACCGAGAATATGCCCACGTGGACACCGGAGACGGGACTAACATTCCGTGTATCTGAGTTAGAAAGTACTGTTTTCCCGGTTCAACGCAGGGTACAGTCGTCTTTATCGGTTGTGGTTAATAATCGGAACAATACAGAAAAGCACATAACATTTGTTCAGCCGTTGCCTTATTGGCTCCTCCCTCAAATATCTACACTCACATTAACGATAAATCACGTTACTGAGGGTTCAGATCATCAGGCTATACACTGGTGTCATGGTAGTAATTGTTTTACGCCATCTGCTCACGGCATAGAATCCTTGTCAATGCTTTATGACAAGTCAGAGTACTGGATAGCCTTTGGATTCTCACTTTGCATACCACCGAACTCTAGCGTCGAGTGCAGGGTCGATCTTCAGAAGAATAAACTCCGTTTTGACGAGATTGAATACTCGATGCACAGGGGTCAGCTTATTCCTTCGGGTATCCTTATAGACAAACCAGGGAATCCGCTAGGAGACCCTATGGATTTAAGTGGGAGGATGCACTATACAGGTCCATTCTTTTCGCATATTGTATTGCCAGATAATACCATGTCATTCAACGTAATGGCTGGCGCAGGTGTTATTGTAGGCCTGCTTTACAGTGTGGTGTTCCATGTTGCCACCAGCAAGCAGCATCTGAATGACCTAACTTCAATACAGCACTCTAGTTAA
- a CDS encoding putative 30S ribosomal protein S15, translating into MQWFLFWLELAFVYWLYTLVEGYKIRFGRERSRILKLRKRKSAFVDRLNLLTKTRGVGIFTLQATSEDQTQSEDSSKTETSTESFDSFLPKKKKKREPKNPVVKRDIDKFEPLFRKIPALRYVKKEVTRDQRPGALNPLGYAAHYVTDGDWRFHPSLIRVRGKYFSRLYEKELRDPFKMHEHDTGSAQVQVASLTAKLDYLSLHFKRNPKDIQARLQILRLGNRRRRLLGYLYRTNRPEFDSLVETFQIDFEDAPLSDKKLLPQYTHIHHKKTKRYTSAKEQRTATRQHIISTANQEVF; encoded by the exons ATGCAATGGTTTCTTTTTTGGCTTGAATTGGCCTTTGTGTATTGGTTGTACACTCTAGTGGAAGGATACAAGATTCGATTTGGACGCGAGCGTAGTAGAATCCTAAAGTTACGCAAGCGTAAAAGTGCTTTTGTAGACCGTTTGAATCTGCTTACGAAGACTAGAGGAGTAGGTATATTTACACTGCAGGCCACTTCAGAAGATCAGACACAGTCGGAAGATTCTAGCAAAACAGAAACTTCTACCGAGTCATTCGATTCATTTCTGCCAAAGAAAA AAAAGAAGCGTGAGCCCAAAAACCCAGTAGTTAAAAGGGATATTGATAAGTTCGAGCCATTATTCAGGAAAATACCGGCGCTGCGTTATGTTAAAAAGGAGGTTACGCGTGACCAAAGGCCAGGTGCTCTGAATCCACTGGGTTATGCAGCGCATTATGTAACTGATGGTGACTGGCGATTCCACCCTAGTTTGATCAGAGTCCGTGGCAAGTACTTCTCACGTCTTTATGAGAAGGAACTTCGTGACCCATTTAAAATGCATGAGCACGATACGGGATCGGCACAAGTACAGGTAGCATCTCTGACGGCTAAGTTGGATTACCTCTCGCTACATTTTAAGAGGAACCCAAAGGATATCCAGGCAAGACTACAGATTTTAAGATTAGGTAATAGGAGGCGCCGTTTACTAGGCTACCTGTACAGAACTAATCGACCAGAATTTGATTCACTCGTGGAGACATTCCAAATAGACTTTGAGGACGCACCCCTGTCAGATAAGAAGCTTCTGCCTcaatatacacacattCATCACAAAAAGACTAAACGATACACCTCTGCCAAGGAGCAACGTACGGCCACAAGACAGCATATTATATCCACCGCTAATCAGGAGGTATTTTGA
- a CDS encoding putative integral membrane protein, translating to MSQQQTEGQNGSTGQQAQEKANLSSCIDVITAVMMAVCLYLPDQISTIAFSDLIETLRVPYRNTEVYMAKLVGIKAMANFIAAPVMLMVNLVIPANKWLATAFVCVMMAVRMCLLLVHLLPRPAICFYQVLVLQSFVRGLFENHFYPLAADHITWVLLSYKGSKVLVLLVQLILEYAIVDNSIRIIQFHLMVMLIVTTVSVGVWFGCYVVKSNDEQSLQSQASLESGASRSGGGSGGDASTTLSAGTSNSNPSVASPDNLALHENSTFVDIVCAVWSPMLMCLFGTPQKQFYTPWILPYGFIERRKCETLNIILMFMGLSVTTFINAILVFCRHLKNRWTRFPFQGHLAWLFLIPCISCMPIIFTALHMPGSWIGKQLHNNRTNVAMLYYVLIGSTIVLDNMGFIGVAACSKVNGKYTVNAKRVMAIAAFLNRMLASITYRIGIGYMLVLREYVDGPNNSAPTEELTFMEKVVFWSSQSMKYAKKDLIDEFKGNIKEVVKQNYMATK from the coding sequence ATGAGTCAACAACAAACAGAAGGTCAAAATGGTTCGACGGGGCAGCAAGCGCAAGAAAAGGCTAATCTATCGTCATGTATAGATGTGATTACCGCTGTGATGATGGCAGTATGTCTCTACCTGCCGGATCAAATATCAACAATCGCATTTTCAGACCTGATAGAAACTTTGCGTGTACCCTATCGTAATACAGAAGTATATATGGCCAAGCTAGTAGGCATCAAAGCAATGGCCAACTTCATCGCAGCACCAGTAATGCTTATGGTAAACCTAGTCATACCTGCAAATAAATGGCTCGCGACAGCCTTTGTATGTGTCATGATGGCTGTAAGAATGTGCCTGCTACTGGTACACCTACTTCCTCGGCCTGctatatgtttttatcaGGTACTTGTACTCCAGTCCTTTGTAAGGGGACTATTTGAAAACCACTTCTACCCCTTAGCTGCGGATCATATAACGTGGGTATTACTGTCGTACAAGGGCTCCAAAGTATTGGTACTGCTGGTACAGTTGATACTTGAATATGCCATCGTAGACAATAGCATAAGGATCATTCAGTTCCACCTTATGGTCATGCTCATTGTTACAACAGTCTCTGTTGGCGTCTGGTTCGGCTGTTATGTCGTAAAATCAAATGATGAGCAAAGCTTGCAAAGTCAAGCGTCATTGGAAAGTGGAGCATCGCGGAGCGGGGGTGGCAGTGGTGGCGATGCTAGCACTACCTTGTCAGCTGGCACTAGCAATTCTAATCCCTCTGTTGCTTCACCCGATAACTTAGCACTTCATGAAAATTCAActtttgttgatatagtaTGCGCTGTCTGGTCGCCAATGCTCATGTGTTTGTTTGGAACGCCTCAAAAGCAATTCTACACGCCCTGGATATTGCCATACGGGTTCATAGAAAGAAGAAAATGTGAAACTTTGAACATTATACTTATGTTCATGGGACTCTCTGTAACCACATTTATAAATGCTATCTTGGTGTTCTGTCGTCATCTAAAGAATAGATGGACTCGTTTTCCATTTCAAGGGCATCTTGCATGGCTTTTCCTGATACCGTGTATCTCATGTATGCCTATAATATTTACAGCGCTGCACATGCCGGGAAGCTGGATAGGCAAGCAGCTGCATAATAACCGAACGAACGTGGCAATGCTCTACTATGTACTCATTGGAAGCACAATTGTGTTGGACAACATGGGTTTCATCGGTGTAGCAGCATGCTCCAAGGTTAATGGAAAGTATACTGTTAATGCAAAACGAGTGATGGCCATAGCAGCATTCCTAAATCGCATGCTTGCGTCTATCACATATCGCATTGGTATTGGATATATGCTAGTGTTACGAGAATATGTGGATGGGCCTAATAACAGTGCACCCACAGAAGAACTGACTTTCATGGAAAAGGTGGTTTTCTGGTCATCACAGTCAATGAAATACGCTAAAAAGGACCTGATAGATGAATTCAAGGGTAATATCAAAGAAGTAGTCAAGCAGAATTACATGGCCACAAAATAA
- a CDS encoding putative integral membrane protein: MGWHIQRYIAKAGRAINPLVWRRAWKDNEGKQFNHVAAKLADQLNNEIAQIARVSQYRHWWWANPLGAGLVCYGVYKFWYMSYMAHKQRTVAQVVAHAYGQGGQWLNPVPK, translated from the exons ATGGGCTGGCACATACAGAGGTATATCGCCAAGGCAGGGAGAGCCATCAATCCACTCGTATGGCGGCGCGCGTGGAAGGACAACGAGGGCAAGCAATTCAACCACGTGGCGGCCAAACTCGCCGATCAACTCAACAACGAAATTGCACAAATAGCAAGAGTATCGCAATATAGACACTGGTGGTGGGCGAACCCACTTGGAGCTGGACTCGTATGCTACGGTGTATACAAGTTCTGGTACATGTCGTACATGGCACACAAGCAGCGCACAG TGGCACAAGTAGTAGCACATGCCTATGGACAGGGTGGACAGTGGCTCAACCCAGTACCAAAGTGA
- a CDS encoding putative ATPase of the ABC class family protein, which produces MIVCIVIRRVKYMFRFILYLIKFLLPLYFSSYVHGFTPYAGPNWRESRGFIPAVPLKNVYITSNRGYSLSNSYIRRNPPLLSLADYAMDRKRGLGPNSSRRWGKRLEREMKHSYGNVAGNEDVGGCNPDYKFAETYFEDDEIGQWPPQEVTTHTGSLIIHLKNKNGGPYGSYKSLQGEWRLVNSPISLIFDRIQSDPFAPPSSIRLRVPNSIHRFPDDVITDKLRNVAACDAITRKICDELKVLSSKAKYGSDRKHFQMMNPSQYVLPRKTVVLTDRYLEARMFAHMPANGRRINGTLAVYMFNEILPALVRNAMNYSAYDSKQFYEHIYSVEDQEALRAQLDALGLVAFVGNGSILPRASGVSEMPLKGPGVQPFESPASLQISVTLPNKGTITGLGLKRGVNLIVGGGYHGKTTLLEALQVGCYNKVPGDGREFVVTSRNAVKVRAEDGRSVGSIDISTFIGTLPSGKDCSCFSTTDASGSTSQAAVIMESIEMGADLLLIDEDISATNFMYRDHMMDSLVSSNCEPITTFLLLVQAFYQKLGVSTILVSGACGLFMDQADTVIQMNQYKCLDKTEEAKLVVSQHNVNLKEAIDKAVDNCSLFKTLSLNNRVLSYTTFKRPSEKVRHHGIGTIQYGTENIDLSLVEQLVEVGQTSAITNILIYLEQLYREKRDAVHNKTLREVLELLYSKWNKDGSSPGYNGLDDINGFRHYPAGDCSMPRIFEVAAALNRMRSLKVADFKQQQFTPQQY; this is translated from the exons ATGATCGTATGTATTGTTATTAGACGGGTCAAATATATGTTTCGCTTTATTTTGTACTTAATCAAGTTCTTATTACCATTGTACTTCTCTAGTTATGTACATGGTTTTACTCCCTATGCTGGCCCAAACTGGCGAGAATCCAGAGGGTTTATACCTGCAGTTCCATTAAAAAACGTTTACATAACTAGCAACCGTGGTTATAGTTTATCTAATAGCTATATACGTAGGAATCCCCCTCTTTTATCATTAGCTGATTATGCCATGGACCGTAAACGTGGACTAGGGCCAAATTCATCTAGGCGTTGGGGGAAGCGTTTAGAGAGGGAAATGAAGCACAGTTACGGCAACGTAGCTGGTAATGAAGATGTTGGTGGTTGCAACCCTGATTACAAGTTTGCTGAAACATATTTTGAGGACGATGAGATTGGACAATGGCCTCCCCAGGAAGTAACTACTCATACTGGCAGTTTGATCATTCatttaaaaaacaaaaatg GCGGTCCTTATGGGTCCTATAAATCTCTTCAAGGCGAGTGGCGTCTTGTTAATAGTCCCATATCCCTTATATTCGATCG GATCCAAAGCGATCCCTTTGCTCCTCCATCTAGCATTAGGTTACGAGTGCCAAATAGTATACACAG ATTCCCCGACGATGTGATAACTGACAAGTTGCGCAACGTGGCTGCCTGTGATGCCATTACTCGGAAAATTTGCGACGAACTTAAGGTATTGTCTTCCAAGGCTAAATATGGATCAGACCGCAAGCACTTTCAAATGATGAACCCTAGTCAGTACGTCTTACCACGTAAAACCGTGGTACTAACGGATCGTTATTTGGAAGCACGTATGTTCGCACATATGCCTGCTAATGGTAGGCGTATAAATGGCACTTTGGCTGTGTACATGTTTAACGAGATTCTACCTGCTCTTGTGCGTAATGCCATGAATTATAGTGCCTATGATTCCAAGCAGTTCtatgaacatatctactCCGTTGAGGACCAGGAAG CACTACGAGCTCAGTTAGATGCCTTAGGGCTGGTAGCATTTGTGGGAAATGGGTCTATACTTCCACGTGCCAGCGGTGTCAGTGAGATGCCGCTGAAGGGCCCGGGGGTACAACCTTTCGAGTCTCCAGCTAGTCTCCAGATATCCGTAACGTTACCTAACAAGGGTACGATAACAGGCCTCGGTTTGAAGCGTGGCGTCAATTTGATTGTTGGTGGCGGGTACCATGGCAAAACAACACTACTTGAGGCGTTACAGGTTGGCTGTTATAACAAAGTACCTGGTGACGGTCGTGAATTTGTGGTAACTTCACGTAATGCAGTTAAAGTTAGGGCTGAAGATGGACGCAGTGTTGGTTCCATTGATATTTCAACGTTCATCGGTACATTGCCAAGTGGGAAGGATTGCAGTTGTTTCAGCACTACTGATGCATCTGGATCCACCTCACAAGCAGCGGTTATAATGGAATCTATTGAGATGGGTGCTGATTTGTTACTGATTGACGAGGACATTTCTGCAACGAACTTTATGTACAGGGACCATATGATGGATTCACTTGTATCTTCTAACTGCGAGCCCATAACtacatttttgttattaGTACAGGCGTTTTACCAGAAACTAGGTGTCTCCACGATCTTAGTTTCAGGGGCCTGTGGTTTATTTATGGACCAGGCTGACACAGTTATCCAGATGAACCAGTATAAATGCCTGGATAAGACAGAAGAGGCTAAATTAGTAGTAAGTCAACACAATGTCAATCTTAAGGAG GCTATTGATAAAGCAGTTGATAACTGTTCACTTTTCAAGACTCTTTCGCTTAATAACCGTGTTCTATCATACA CTACTTTTAAGCGTCCATCGGAGAAAGTACGTCACCATGGCATTGGTACCATTCAATATGGCACTGAGAACATTGACTTGAGTCTTGTCGAGCAGCTTGTGGAGGTTGGCCAGACAAGCGCTATAACTAACATACTCATATATTTGGAGCAGTTATATCGCGAAAAGCGTGACGCGGTGCATAACAA GACACTGCGCGAGGTCCTTGAGCTCTTGTACAGCAAATGGAACAAGGACGGCAGCA GTCCCGGATATAACGGACTAGATGATATCAATGGATTTAGGCACTACCCAGCG GGAGACTGTTCGATGCCTCGTATATTCGAGGTTGCTGCTGCGCTTAATCGTATGCGTTCCCTCAAAGTTGCAGATTTCAAGCAGCAGCAATTTACACCTCAACAGTATTAG
- a CDS encoding putative integral membrane protein, with amino-acid sequence MTSSENAEKKDEKTEKKAGWLSTLNFDGYMAAIVAFCLYMPDQVLSVSSKHATVSLLVPSHNTGIYMTKLYATKTLSNFTGSLSMLVVNMFLPANKWISSISLLFLLTVRIILMVSYYLPNAAVWFYYSFIAQAFIRGLFENNFYPLAADHMSVISLSYKGSKLIIWTLQVLMDLIVPGKATAMMSVHLAIMMLINIAAFGGWTWSLFARCETPKCVPIVVLDKKRGSSESMTSVKPAPKNAENNESMWTIIKRIYSPFLMCMFGWPQKNFYSPGIIPYSLVDRSLCHAINIALMFFTFIVTFVIHMVKQYFKSLSQPWGKPPKGWHVTWLFIIPTIGCMPIIYHAMHYPGEIIHRVFRNNRVTTTLLYVILVCSTTVLDTFGYIGVSACSKDELGRRGKNANRIIAMTSFSAQFVTSVTYRMSTGYLIVWKKYVDDIANVAPTEDMNWFGRVGFWISNSVREGGYDFVDEFKGNIWEIVKDEA; translated from the coding sequence aTGACATCAAGTGAAAATGCGGAGAAAAAAGACGAAAAGACTGAGAAGAAAGCGGGATGGTTGTCAACATTGAATTTCGACGGCTACATGGCGGCCATAGTAGCGTTCTGTCTATATATGCCAGATCAAGTACTATCGGTTTCGTCAAAACATGCCACAGTATCGCTTTTGGTCCCATCGCATAATACGGGTATTTACATGACTAAATTATACGCAACAAAGACTTTATCAAACTTCACGGGATCGTTGTCTATGCTTGTCGTTAATATGTTTTTACCTGCTAATAAATGGATCAGTTCAATATCGCTATTGTTTCTCTTAACCGTGCGAATCATCCTGATGGTCTCTTATTACCTCCCAAATGCAGCTGTGTGGTTCTACTACTCATTTATCGCTCAAGCTTTCATCAGGGGACTTTTTGAGAACAACTTCTATCCCCTGGCTGCTGATCACATGAGTGTGATATCACTTTCATACAAGGGGTCTAAATTGATTATTTGGACATTACAGGTTTTAATGGATCTTATCGTCCCAGGAAAAGCAACTGCAATGATGTCGGTCCACCTAGCCATCATGATGCTCATAAACATAGCAGCTTTTGGTGGGTGGACATGGTCGTTATTTGCACGTTGTGAAACACCCAAATGCGTTCCCATAGTTGTGCTAGATAAAAAGCGTGGCTCCAGTGAGAGTATGACTAGTGTCAAACCTGCTCCTAAGAATGCGGAAAACAATGAAAGCATGTGGACTATTATCAAGCGCATCTACTCGCCATTCCTCATGTGTATGTTCGGTTGGCCTCAGAAGAACTTCTACAGCCCAGGTATCATACCGTACTCCCTAGTAGATCGCAGCCTGTGCCATGCAATTAACATTGCGCTCATGTTTTTCACGTTCATCGTCACGTTCGTTATCCACATGGTGAAGCAATACTTCAAAAGTCTAAGTCAGCCTTGGGGCAAAccacccaaaggatggCACGTAACATGGTTGTTCATAATTCCAACAATTGGGTGCATGCCCATTATATACCACGCAATGCATTATCCAGGTGAGATAATACATCGCGTATTCAGGAATAACCGTGTTACGACTACTTTGCTGTATGTTATTCTAGTATGCAGTACCACTGTCTTGGACACCTTTGGTTACATTGGTGTATCTGCGTGTTCCAAGGATGAACTAGGACGACGTGGTAAGAACGCCAACAGAATTATCGCAATGACTTCTTTTAGCGCCCAGTTTGTAACTTCGGTCACTTACAGAATGAGTACAGGTTACCTGATTGTCTGGAAGAAATATGTAGACGATATAGCAAACGTTGCACCAACCGAAGACATGAATTGGTTTGGACGTGTAGGTTTCTGGATAAGTAATTCCGTCCGTGAGGGCGGGTATGACTTtgttgatgaattcaaagGCAACATTTGGGAAATCGTCAAGGATGAAGCATAA